A part of Vespertiliibacter pulmonis genomic DNA contains:
- a CDS encoding DedA family protein: protein MEYLIEFFSSYGYWAVFFILLICGFGVPIPEDITLVSGGVISGLGYTNVHWMLVVSLFGVLVGDSTMYWLGRIYGEKILKFPLIRNIATPKRFAAVQERFEKQGTKLLFVARFLPGLRAVVYLVSGITLRVNYVRFVLVDFCAAIISVPIWIYLGDFGAKNLDWLEAQVHKGQIAIWVILFLGGLFVLWKWKKSKKQENNE, encoded by the coding sequence ATGGAATATTTAATTGAATTTTTTAGTAGCTACGGCTATTGGGCCGTTTTTTTTATTTTACTTATTTGTGGTTTTGGTGTGCCAATTCCCGAAGATATTACCTTAGTATCAGGTGGCGTTATTTCTGGGCTGGGATATACCAATGTTCACTGGATGCTTGTCGTTAGTTTATTTGGTGTATTAGTCGGTGATAGTACGATGTACTGGCTTGGGAGAATCTATGGGGAAAAAATCCTTAAATTTCCGTTAATTCGAAATATTGCCACACCGAAACGATTTGCTGCTGTTCAAGAGCGTTTTGAGAAACAAGGAACAAAATTACTGTTTGTTGCCCGTTTTTTACCTGGCTTGCGTGCGGTGGTGTACTTAGTATCAGGTATTACATTGCGAGTTAATTATGTTCGATTTGTATTAGTTGATTTTTGTGCGGCTATTATTTCTGTTCCTATTTGGATCTATTTAGGCGATTTTGGGGCAAAAAATTTAGATTGGTTAGAAGCTCAAGTCCATAAAGGTCAAATTGCTATTTGGGTAATACTGTTTCTTGGTGGGTTATTTGTTCTTTGGAAGTGGAAAAAAAGTAAAAAACAAGAGAATAACGAGTAA
- the glmU gene encoding bifunctional UDP-N-acetylglucosamine diphosphorylase/glucosamine-1-phosphate N-acetyltransferase GlmU, whose protein sequence is MNKLSVVILAAGKGTRMYSDLPKVLHPIAGKAMVKHVIDTAKQLNADNIHLIYGHEGELLQQRLQSEPVNWVHQAEQLGTGHAMQQAAPFFADDENILMLYGDAPLITKETLEKLIAVKPENGIGLLTVVLDNPTGYGRILRHNGSVVGIVEQKDATEEQLKIQEINTGVMVASGKSFRKWLSQLDNNNAQGEYYITDVIAMANCDGFEVKTIQATDLMEVEGANNRLQLMALERYFQQKQAEKLLLAGVTILDPQRFDLRGSLKHGKDVEIDVNVIIEGDVILGNRVKVGAGVILKNCIVEDNVEIKPYSVIEQATIGEDARIGPFSRLRPGTELAPETHIGNFVEIKNAQIAQGSKVNHLAYVGDADIGKGCNIGAGVITCNYDGANKFKTVIGDNVFVGSDSQLVAPVTIASGSTIGAGSTVTKDIAENELVISRVPQRHIQGWQRPTKKK, encoded by the coding sequence ATGAATAAATTAAGTGTGGTAATTTTAGCTGCAGGTAAAGGAACACGAATGTATTCAGATTTGCCGAAAGTGCTTCATCCCATTGCAGGTAAAGCAATGGTTAAACATGTGATTGATACGGCAAAACAACTTAATGCGGATAATATTCATCTTATTTATGGACACGAGGGTGAATTATTACAGCAACGTTTGCAGTCAGAACCAGTAAATTGGGTACATCAAGCGGAACAATTAGGCACAGGACACGCTATGCAACAGGCTGCCCCATTTTTTGCTGATGATGAAAATATTTTAATGCTATACGGTGATGCACCTTTAATTACTAAAGAAACATTAGAAAAGCTAATTGCCGTGAAACCAGAAAATGGGATTGGATTACTCACTGTTGTATTAGATAATCCGACAGGTTATGGTCGTATTTTACGCCATAACGGATCGGTGGTGGGTATTGTTGAACAGAAAGATGCAACGGAAGAGCAACTTAAAATTCAAGAGATCAATACGGGCGTAATGGTTGCTAGCGGAAAAAGTTTTAGAAAATGGCTCTCACAATTAGATAATAACAATGCCCAAGGTGAATATTACATTACTGATGTGATTGCAATGGCAAATTGTGATGGCTTTGAAGTTAAAACTATTCAGGCAACAGATTTAATGGAAGTAGAGGGAGCAAATAATCGCTTACAGCTAATGGCTCTTGAACGCTATTTTCAACAAAAACAGGCAGAAAAATTATTATTGGCTGGCGTAACCATTTTGGATCCACAACGTTTTGACCTACGAGGCAGTTTGAAACACGGTAAAGATGTTGAAATTGATGTTAATGTTATTATTGAGGGCGACGTTATCTTAGGTAATAGAGTTAAAGTTGGTGCGGGTGTAATTCTTAAAAATTGTATAGTGGAAGATAATGTTGAAATTAAGCCGTATTCCGTCATTGAGCAAGCCACTATTGGTGAAGATGCTCGTATTGGTCCATTTTCTCGTTTACGCCCTGGCACCGAATTAGCGCCTGAAACACATATTGGTAATTTTGTTGAAATAAAAAATGCACAAATTGCACAAGGCTCTAAAGTAAATCACCTTGCCTATGTCGGTGATGCAGATATTGGCAAAGGGTGTAATATTGGTGCGGGGGTAATTACCTGTAATTATGATGGAGCAAATAAATTTAAAACAGTAATTGGTGATAATGTCTTTGTTGGCTCAGACAGTCAGTTAGTTGCACCTGTTACGATTGCGAGTGGCTCAACGATTGGCGCTGGCTCAACGGTTACTAAAGATATTGCAGAGAATGAGTTAGTAATCAGCAGAGTGCCACAGCGTCATATTCAAGGCTGGCAGCGTCCTACTAAAAAGAAATAG
- a CDS encoding efflux RND transporter permease subunit, which translates to MKFTDIFIKRPVLAISISIVIVILGLQAIFKLQVREYPEMVNTIVTVSTVYPGADAETMQSFVTSKLEESIAQANNIDYITSSSAANSSRITIKMRLNTNPGIAVADIASKVNAVRSELPLGIEDPSISASNGSMEAIMFVRFASNQLSAPQITDYVERVVKPQLFTVSGVSKVTIFGGTDFGLRIWLDPDKMAGLGLSAPEVMASLSVNNVQTAAGNTNGYFTAYANKVESTTRNVEQLSNLVVRTTASGQQIKLKDIAKIELDKNNDNSRAIVNGADAVVLAVEAASTANSLTVAKNLYPLFDKIKKDVPASMELEVMYDKTIAINSSIQEVIKTIFEATLIVLVVITLFLGSFRAMIIPIITIPISLVGVIMVLQGFGFSLNLLTLLGLILAIGLVVDDAIVVLENVDRHIKEGETPFRAAIIGTREIATPVIAMTVTLMAVYSPMALMGGITGTLFKEFALTLAGSVFISGVAALTLSPMMSSRILKKTEEGKQSKLERCVDGFLTKMTTCYTNMLSFVMTMRKSMLVFALAIFSTVPFLLKSLPTELAPSEDRGILMAIANGPSNVNLDYIQDIMVPFANETQKIPEVSATQIMPGYPSSNSAFALLPLVDWSERTRSQTEVLGAINQIIQRVAEVSIMAFPVPEISTGESDLPFSLVITTANDYTKLAEVAQQFLLEAQRSGKFFFSTLDLKFDTALMRINLDREKLGTYGITVQQISSTLGSYLSGATLARVDIDNRPYNIVSQVERRNRLNPQDLGNYFVTASNGDSIPLSAFVTMKLETRPASLSRLNQLNSAKITGILSGSMGDTVAWAEAKAAEILPAGYQYDFMSESRQYKQEGNALAITFSLAVVMIYLVLAIQFESWRDPLVILVSVPLAISGSLFVLNILGLAGVSGSTLNIYSQVGLITLVGLITKHGILMCEVAKEEQLHHGKSRAEAIFYAAKIRLRPILMTTAAMIAGLVPLLFATGAGAVMRFSIGIVIVAGLAIGTIFTLFVLPVIYTFLASEHKPLMEFDENQVNTKIK; encoded by the coding sequence ATGAAATTTACCGATATTTTTATTAAACGACCTGTTTTAGCTATAAGTATCAGTATCGTTATTGTTATTTTAGGATTGCAAGCGATATTTAAGCTGCAAGTGCGTGAATATCCTGAAATGGTAAATACTATTGTAACGGTTTCAACTGTTTATCCAGGGGCTGATGCGGAAACAATGCAATCGTTTGTTACTTCTAAATTAGAGGAGTCAATTGCACAAGCAAACAATATAGATTATATCACCTCATCAAGCGCTGCAAATAGTAGTAGGATCACGATTAAAATGCGGTTGAATACTAATCCAGGTATTGCTGTGGCAGACATTGCATCAAAAGTGAATGCGGTTCGTTCAGAGTTGCCATTAGGAATTGAAGATCCTTCTATTTCAGCGTCAAATGGCTCAATGGAAGCGATAATGTTTGTTCGCTTTGCATCTAATCAACTTTCAGCACCTCAAATTACAGATTATGTGGAACGTGTAGTGAAGCCACAATTATTCACTGTAAGTGGTGTTTCAAAAGTAACAATATTTGGTGGAACAGATTTTGGGCTACGGATTTGGTTAGATCCAGATAAAATGGCGGGGCTTGGGCTATCTGCTCCAGAAGTTATGGCTTCGTTGTCTGTTAACAATGTGCAAACTGCGGCAGGTAATACCAATGGTTATTTCACTGCTTATGCAAATAAAGTGGAATCTACTACACGCAATGTTGAGCAGTTAAGTAATTTAGTTGTGCGTACTACCGCAAGCGGTCAGCAAATTAAATTAAAAGATATTGCAAAAATTGAATTAGATAAAAATAACGATAATAGTCGTGCTATTGTAAATGGAGCCGATGCAGTTGTTCTTGCCGTTGAGGCAGCGAGTACGGCTAACTCATTAACCGTTGCTAAAAATTTATATCCGTTATTTGATAAAATCAAAAAAGATGTTCCCGCATCAATGGAACTAGAGGTGATGTATGATAAAACTATTGCCATCAATAGTTCTATCCAAGAAGTAATTAAAACTATCTTTGAAGCAACACTCATTGTTTTAGTTGTGATTACCCTATTTTTAGGTTCATTCCGTGCAATGATTATCCCAATTATTACCATTCCAATTTCACTCGTTGGGGTAATAATGGTGTTGCAGGGCTTTGGCTTCTCTCTGAATTTGCTAACTTTACTTGGGTTAATTTTAGCTATCGGTTTAGTTGTTGATGATGCGATTGTCGTACTTGAAAACGTCGACCGCCATATTAAAGAGGGAGAAACACCATTTAGAGCTGCAATTATTGGTACACGAGAAATTGCAACACCTGTTATTGCTATGACAGTAACCTTAATGGCAGTGTATTCACCAATGGCGTTAATGGGTGGAATTACAGGAACATTGTTTAAAGAGTTTGCTTTAACTTTAGCAGGGTCCGTATTTATTTCAGGCGTAGCGGCATTAACATTATCACCAATGATGTCAAGCCGAATTTTGAAAAAAACGGAAGAAGGTAAGCAGAGTAAATTAGAGCGTTGTGTTGATGGTTTTCTTACAAAAATGACAACCTGTTATACGAATATGCTTAGTTTTGTGATGACAATGCGTAAATCAATGTTAGTTTTTGCATTGGCTATATTCTCAACAGTTCCGTTCTTATTGAAATCATTGCCAACCGAGCTTGCACCCTCAGAAGACCGTGGCATTCTTATGGCGATTGCAAATGGGCCGTCAAACGTAAATTTAGATTACATTCAAGATATTATGGTACCTTTTGCAAATGAAACACAAAAAATTCCAGAAGTAAGTGCTACTCAAATTATGCCGGGCTATCCGAGTAGTAATAGTGCATTTGCATTATTACCGTTAGTCGATTGGAGTGAGCGTACTCGTTCGCAGACAGAAGTATTAGGGGCTATTAACCAAATCATACAACGTGTTGCTGAAGTATCTATAATGGCATTCCCAGTCCCTGAAATTTCAACCGGTGAGAGCGATTTACCGTTTTCGTTAGTGATTACGACTGCTAATGATTACACTAAATTAGCAGAAGTTGCACAGCAATTTTTATTAGAGGCACAACGTTCAGGTAAATTCTTCTTCAGTACCTTAGACTTGAAATTTGATACAGCATTAATGCGGATCAATTTAGATCGTGAGAAATTAGGGACTTATGGTATTACAGTACAACAAATCAGCTCAACATTGGGGAGCTATTTATCTGGCGCAACGTTAGCTAGAGTTGATATTGATAACCGCCCTTATAATATAGTGTCGCAAGTTGAACGTAGAAATCGTTTAAATCCACAAGATCTTGGTAATTATTTTGTTACAGCAAGTAATGGCGACTCTATACCGTTAAGTGCATTTGTTACGATGAAATTAGAAACAAGACCAGCAAGTTTAAGCCGTCTAAATCAGTTAAATTCAGCAAAAATTACAGGTATTTTATCGGGATCAATGGGGGATACGGTTGCTTGGGCAGAAGCAAAAGCAGCAGAAATTTTACCAGCTGGTTATCAATATGACTTTATGAGTGAGTCTCGTCAGTACAAACAAGAGGGTAATGCCTTAGCGATTACTTTTTCACTGGCAGTTGTGATGATTTATTTAGTACTAGCTATTCAGTTTGAATCATGGCGTGATCCGTTAGTGATTTTAGTGTCTGTGCCTTTAGCAATTAGTGGATCATTATTTGTGCTAAATATTTTAGGATTGGCAGGTGTATCTGGTTCCACTTTAAATATTTATTCGCAAGTGGGCTTGATTACGTTGGTCGGTTTGATCACTAAACACGGTATTTTGATGTGTGAAGTAGCAAAAGAAGAACAGCTTCATCACGGCAAATCAAGAGCAGAAGCAATTTTCTATGCTGCAAAAATTCGGTTACGCCCAATTTTAATGACAACTGCCGCAATGATTGCAGGATTAGTACCATTGTTATTTGCAACAGGAGCGGGGGCAGTTATGCGTTTTAGTATTGGGATTGTTATTGTAGCAGGTTTAGCGATAGGAACGATCTTTACTCTGTTTGTGTTACCTGTTATTTACACTTTCTTAGCGAGTGAGCATAAACCGCTAATGGAATTTGATGAAAATCAAGTGAATACAAAAATCAAATAA
- the mnmC gene encoding bifunctional tRNA (5-methylaminomethyl-2-thiouridine)(34)-methyltransferase MnmD/FAD-dependent 5-carboxymethylaminomethyl-2-thiouridine(34) oxidoreductase MnmC produces the protein MKKLNFASVAFNHTQTPISEQFDDIYFSTLDGVAESQYVFQEGNQIWEKWQHHSREFFVIAETGFGTGLNFLAVAQRFQQFREEFPTHHLKRLYFISFEKFPLNTDQLIEIHQRYPQFVNLSAQLTACWQPRQVGCQRYHFEQIYLDLWFGDITDNLPQLGDNYNSSIDCWFLDGFSPDKNPEMWSEQLYRQLFRLTRNGGSFATFTASSNVRRGLQAVGFEVKKRKGFGKKREMLWGEKPLASPDAPYEYPYFYSHHPDTNLNNTDIAIVGGGVASLFLALSLLERGKSVTLYCQDEQLAQNASGNLQGAIYPQLSDDDERNVRFYVHSFDYALQRLNKLAQAVDFEHDFTGVALYAYNEKTQQKLQKLAEQGWDFNLFQLHSAEQLTEKIGLPVKNGGAFIASGGWISPLQLVQNSFAYLETLGLKIILNHRVENPKFEYNKWHWQYQNQHFSHQILVLANGHTLTEFQQTAGIPLYPVRGQVSQVPTNNTLQRLKCVVCYDGYITPMSASQSHCIGASHLRDNSETTFSLIEHQQNLAKLQDNLTSCEWTKSIDISKNQGKVGIRSAFRDRIPMVGAVANFARQKEQFANLFNQRRRKESIEKAECYPNLYLLAGLGSRGLTTAPLLGELLASQICGEPQPLSQDILQALSPNRTWIRQLLRGRKID, from the coding sequence ATGAAAAAACTCAATTTTGCCTCTGTCGCTTTTAATCATACTCAAACCCCTATTTCTGAACAATTTGATGATATTTATTTCTCTACGTTAGATGGCGTTGCCGAAAGCCAATATGTTTTCCAAGAAGGCAATCAGATTTGGGAAAAATGGCAACATCACTCTAGAGAATTTTTTGTTATTGCTGAAACAGGTTTTGGTACAGGGCTAAATTTTTTAGCGGTTGCCCAACGTTTTCAACAATTTCGAGAAGAATTTCCCACTCATCACCTTAAACGGCTCTATTTCATCTCTTTTGAGAAATTCCCACTCAACACTGATCAACTGATTGAAATTCATCAGCGATATCCCCAATTTGTAAACCTTTCTGCTCAACTCACCGCTTGTTGGCAACCAAGACAAGTTGGCTGTCAGCGTTATCATTTTGAACAGATTTACCTCGATCTCTGGTTTGGTGATATTACTGATAATCTTCCACAATTAGGCGACAATTATAATTCCAGTATTGATTGTTGGTTTTTAGACGGATTTTCTCCCGATAAAAATCCAGAAATGTGGAGTGAACAGCTTTATCGCCAGCTCTTTCGTTTAACTCGCAACGGTGGTAGTTTTGCTACTTTTACAGCATCAAGTAACGTTAGACGAGGCTTACAAGCGGTCGGATTTGAAGTAAAAAAACGTAAAGGATTTGGTAAGAAACGAGAAATGTTATGGGGAGAAAAGCCATTAGCTAGCCCAGACGCTCCTTACGAGTATCCCTATTTTTACTCCCATCACCCTGATACCAATTTAAACAATACCGATATTGCTATTGTTGGCGGAGGAGTGGCTAGCCTATTTTTAGCATTATCTCTGCTAGAACGAGGAAAAAGTGTAACCCTTTACTGCCAAGACGAACAACTAGCCCAAAATGCATCTGGCAACTTACAAGGAGCAATTTATCCACAACTAAGCGATGATGACGAACGAAATGTCCGATTTTATGTTCATAGCTTTGATTATGCTTTACAACGTTTAAATAAACTGGCACAAGCGGTTGATTTTGAACACGATTTTACGGGAGTTGCCCTTTATGCTTACAATGAAAAAACGCAACAAAAGCTGCAAAAACTAGCAGAACAAGGCTGGGATTTTAATCTGTTCCAGTTACATTCTGCTGAACAATTAACCGAAAAAATTGGGCTGCCTGTAAAAAACGGTGGTGCATTTATTGCCTCTGGCGGTTGGATTTCTCCTCTACAACTCGTTCAAAATAGTTTTGCTTATCTCGAAACTTTAGGGCTAAAAATTATTCTTAATCATCGAGTTGAAAATCCTAAATTTGAATATAATAAATGGCACTGGCAATATCAAAACCAACATTTTTCACATCAAATATTAGTACTTGCCAATGGACACACACTCACGGAATTTCAGCAAACAGCAGGGATTCCACTTTATCCTGTTCGAGGGCAAGTCAGCCAAGTACCTACCAACAATACGTTACAACGACTCAAATGTGTTGTGTGTTATGATGGCTATATCACACCGATGTCTGCTTCACAAAGCCATTGTATTGGGGCAAGCCATTTACGAGATAATTCAGAAACCACTTTTAGCCTCATAGAACATCAGCAAAACCTTGCAAAATTACAAGATAATTTAACCTCTTGCGAATGGACAAAATCTATTGATATTTCAAAAAATCAAGGAAAAGTGGGTATTCGATCTGCCTTTAGAGACAGAATTCCAATGGTAGGTGCTGTGGCAAATTTCGCTCGCCAAAAAGAACAATTTGCTAATCTCTTTAATCAACGCCGAAGAAAAGAGAGCATTGAAAAAGCAGAATGTTACCCGAATTTATATCTACTGGCGGGGCTTGGTTCTCGAGGTCTGACAACAGCACCGTTACTTGGTGAATTACTGGCAAGCCAAATTTGTGGAGAACCCCAACCACTTAGCCAAGATATATTGCAAGCTCTAAGCCCTAATCGAACTTGGATTAGACAATTACTACGCGGTAGAAAAATTGACTAA
- the rpsB gene encoding 30S ribosomal protein S2, whose product MAQVSMRDMLNAGVHFGHQTRYWNPKMKPFIFGARNGVHIINLEKTLPMFNDALVELTRIASNNGKVLFVGTKRAASDAVKAAALESQQFYVNHRWLGGMLTNWKTVRQSIKRLKELEAQTQDGTFDKITKKEALMRTRELEKLELSLGGIKDMAGLPDAIFVIGADYEHIAIKEANNLGIPVFSIVDTNADPDGVNYIIPGNDDAARAIQLYLDAAVAAIKEGRGEETVVMAEEVAAE is encoded by the coding sequence ATGGCACAAGTATCTATGCGCGATATGCTTAATGCGGGCGTTCACTTCGGTCACCAAACTCGTTACTGGAACCCAAAAATGAAACCATTCATTTTCGGTGCTCGTAATGGTGTTCATATCATTAACTTAGAAAAAACATTACCAATGTTCAATGATGCGTTAGTAGAATTAACACGCATTGCAAGCAATAACGGTAAAGTCCTTTTCGTTGGTACAAAACGTGCAGCGTCTGATGCAGTAAAAGCAGCAGCATTAGAGAGCCAACAATTTTACGTAAATCACCGCTGGTTAGGTGGTATGTTGACTAACTGGAAAACCGTTCGTCAATCAATTAAACGTTTAAAAGAGTTAGAAGCTCAAACTCAAGACGGCACTTTCGATAAAATTACTAAGAAAGAAGCGTTAATGCGTACCCGTGAACTTGAAAAATTAGAATTAAGTTTAGGTGGTATTAAAGATATGGCAGGTCTTCCTGATGCAATTTTTGTTATCGGTGCAGATTACGAACATATTGCAATTAAAGAAGCGAACAACTTAGGTATCCCTGTATTCTCTATCGTTGATACAAACGCAGATCCAGATGGTGTAAACTACATTATTCCTGGTAACGATGATGCAGCTCGTGCGATCCAACTTTACTTAGATGCAGCAGTAGCGGCAATCAAAGAAGGTCGTGGCGAAGAAACCGTTGTAATGGCAGAAGAAGTAGCAGCAGAATAA
- the purR gene encoding HTH-type transcriptional repressor PurR: protein MATIKDVAKLAGVSTTTVSHVINKTRFVSEEAVKAVWNAVSELNYSPSAVARSLKVNTTKSIGMIITTSQAPYFAEIVLAVEEHCYQKGYSLFLCNTQNDPEKIQNHLDMLVKKRVDGILVMCSEYTENSLALFNGTNVPMVVMDWGPNDNKSDRILDNGLEGGYLATRYLIENGHRDIAIIAGELVKTISKARFDGYVKAMSEAGLLIRDEWIVENDFEPEAGYESMNHILSQQKLPTAVVCSCDTVALGAISAITEKGLSVPQDISVIGYDNIHNSRFYAPPLTTVHQSKARLGRSALDILLDRIQREEKSYQPTILEFHPELVIRQSVRKLA, encoded by the coding sequence ATGGCTACGATTAAAGATGTTGCCAAATTAGCAGGCGTTTCAACTACCACAGTCTCGCATGTGATCAATAAAACTCGTTTTGTGTCTGAAGAGGCCGTTAAAGCAGTGTGGAATGCCGTTTCTGAATTGAATTATTCGCCAAGTGCAGTGGCTCGTAGTTTAAAAGTAAATACGACTAAATCAATTGGAATGATCATTACAACTAGCCAAGCTCCCTATTTCGCAGAAATTGTGTTGGCAGTTGAAGAGCATTGTTATCAAAAAGGCTATTCACTTTTTTTATGTAATACGCAAAATGACCCTGAGAAAATTCAAAACCATTTAGATATGTTGGTTAAAAAGCGAGTAGATGGTATTTTAGTGATGTGTTCGGAATATACTGAAAATTCGTTAGCATTATTTAACGGAACAAATGTACCAATGGTTGTAATGGACTGGGGGCCGAATGATAATAAAAGTGATCGCATTTTGGATAATGGTTTGGAAGGTGGTTATCTTGCAACACGGTATTTAATTGAAAATGGACATCGAGATATTGCAATTATTGCAGGTGAATTAGTAAAAACGATTAGTAAAGCACGGTTTGATGGTTATGTGAAAGCAATGAGTGAAGCAGGCTTGCTCATTCGTGATGAATGGATTGTCGAAAATGATTTTGAGCCAGAGGCTGGCTATGAAAGTATGAATCATATTTTAAGCCAGCAAAAATTGCCGACGGCAGTAGTTTGCTCCTGTGATACAGTGGCGTTAGGGGCAATTTCAGCCATTACTGAGAAAGGGCTATCTGTTCCACAGGATATTTCTGTGATCGGGTATGATAATATTCATAATTCTCGTTTCTATGCTCCACCTTTAACGACAGTTCATCAGTCTAAAGCCCGTTTAGGACGATCTGCACTGGATATTTTATTGGATCGTATTCAACGTGAAGAAAAAAGTTATCAGCCAACGATTTTAGAATTTCATCCTGAATTAGTCATCAGACAGTCGGTGAGAAAATTAGCATAA
- the tsf gene encoding translation elongation factor Ts: MAEITAALVKELRERTGAGMMECKKALVEANGDIELAIDNMRKSGQAKAAKKAGRVAAEGVILARIGAGFGVLVEMNCETDFVAKDASFLELGNEVADYALANKGITIEALQAHFEEKRAALVAKIGENMNIRRVSFLEGEVLGSYLHGAKIGVLVAGVNANEELLKKVAMHVAASRPEFVKPEDVSAEVVAKEREIQIAIAMESGKPQAIAEKMVEGRMAKFTGEVSLTGQPFVMDPSKSVGEFLKEQGADVTGFVRLEVGEGIEKVEEDFAAEVAKITGGNA; encoded by the coding sequence ATGGCTGAAATTACAGCAGCACTCGTAAAAGAGCTTCGTGAGCGTACTGGCGCAGGTATGATGGAATGTAAAAAAGCGTTAGTTGAAGCAAATGGTGATATCGAATTAGCAATTGACAATATGCGTAAATCTGGTCAAGCAAAAGCAGCTAAAAAAGCTGGTCGTGTTGCAGCTGAAGGTGTAATTCTTGCTCGTATTGGTGCAGGTTTTGGCGTATTAGTTGAAATGAACTGTGAAACTGATTTCGTAGCAAAAGATGCAAGTTTCTTAGAATTAGGTAATGAAGTTGCTGATTACGCATTAGCAAATAAAGGAATCACGATTGAAGCATTACAAGCACATTTTGAAGAAAAACGTGCAGCATTAGTTGCAAAAATCGGTGAAAATATGAATATTCGCCGTGTTTCATTCTTAGAAGGCGAAGTATTAGGTTCATACTTACACGGTGCGAAAATTGGTGTATTAGTTGCTGGCGTAAATGCAAATGAAGAATTACTTAAGAAAGTTGCAATGCACGTTGCAGCAAGCCGTCCAGAGTTTGTAAAACCTGAAGACGTATCTGCTGAAGTTGTTGCAAAAGAACGTGAAATTCAAATTGCTATCGCAATGGAGTCTGGTAAACCACAAGCTATTGCTGAGAAAATGGTTGAAGGTCGTATGGCGAAATTTACAGGTGAAGTATCATTAACTGGTCAACCATTCGTTATGGATCCATCAAAATCTGTTGGTGAATTCTTAAAAGAACAAGGTGCAGATGTAACTGGTTTTGTACGTTTAGAAGTTGGTGAAGGTATTGAGAAAGTTGAAGAAGATTTTGCAGCTGAAGTTGCTAAAATCACTGGCGGTAATGCTTAA
- the lpcA gene encoding D-sedoheptulose 7-phosphate isomerase, whose product MYQQQILAELEEAAEVLNKFITDKHNLELIQQAALLIADSFKQGGKVLSCGNGGSHCDAMHFAEELTGRYRENRPGYPAIAISDVSHLSCVSNDFGYEYVFSRFVEAVGQKGDVLFGLSTSGNSKNVLNAIKAAKQKGMKVIALTGKDGGEMAGLADVEIRVPHFRYADRIQEIHIKVIHILMMLIEFEMAKSA is encoded by the coding sequence ATGTATCAACAACAAATTCTAGCTGAATTAGAAGAAGCAGCTGAAGTCTTAAATAAATTTATTACAGACAAACATAACCTTGAGCTAATTCAACAGGCTGCATTATTGATTGCGGATAGTTTTAAACAAGGTGGTAAAGTACTTTCTTGCGGTAATGGGGGATCTCATTGTGATGCAATGCACTTTGCGGAAGAATTAACAGGGCGTTATCGTGAAAATCGTCCTGGCTATCCTGCTATTGCCATTTCCGATGTGAGCCATTTAAGTTGCGTAAGTAATGATTTCGGCTATGAATATGTCTTTTCCCGTTTTGTTGAAGCCGTTGGGCAAAAAGGCGATGTATTATTTGGGTTATCTACCTCAGGAAATTCTAAAAACGTGCTAAATGCAATCAAAGCAGCGAAGCAAAAAGGAATGAAAGTGATTGCTTTAACAGGCAAGGACGGTGGCGAAATGGCAGGACTTGCAGATGTTGAAATCCGAGTACCGCATTTCCGCTATGCAGACCGTATTCAGGAAATCCATATCAAGGTTATTCATATTTTAATGATGTTAATTGAATTTGAAATGGCAAAAAGTGCTTAA